Proteins encoded in a region of the Clostridium beijerinckii genome:
- a CDS encoding glycoside hydrolase family 2 TIM barrel-domain containing protein — MINNKPSLDWLENPEIFRVNRIDAHSDHWFYEKFEDVKLEDVMPLKQNLNGKWRFSYSENPSLRIKEFYKDDFDIKGFDYIEVPGHIQLQGYDKCQYINTMYPWEGHDELRPPHISKTYNPVGSYVTFFEVKDELKNKQTFISFQGVETAFYVWVNGEFVGYSEDTFTPSEFDITDYLREGENKLAVEVYKRSSASWIEDQDFWRFSGIFRDVYLYAVPETHVNDIFIKTDLYDDFKNAKLNAELKMIGNSETTVETYLEDKEGNKIAISEKIPFSDELTLYLDAQNISLWSAEEPNLYTLYILVNKKDGNLIEVVTQKIGFRHFEMKDKIMCLNGKRIIFKGVNRHEFSARRGRSITKEDMLWDIKFLKQHNINAVRTSHYPNQSLWYRLCDEYGIYLIDETNLESHGSWQKMGQIEPSWNVPGSLPQWQAAVLDRASSMVERDKNHPSVLIWSCGNESYAGEDIYQMSEYFRKKDPSRLVHYEGVTRCREFDDTSDMESRMYAKAAEIEEYLNDNPKKPYISCEYMHSMGNSTGGMMKYTELEDKYSMYQGGFIWDYGDQALYRKLPDGKEVLAYGGDFTDRPTDYNFSGNGLIYADRTISPKAQEVKYLYQNVKLEPDAKGVTIKNQNLFVNTDKYDLYYIVERDGKLIKDGYLNVSVAPGEEKYIELPIEKYNFLEEIVLTTCLRLSQATLWAEEGYEVAFGQKIIKEKSDMNNHNSESKMNIIHGDVNIGVHGKDFKVIFSKQEGGIVSLRYNNKEFITRTPKTFYWRATTDNDRGNGHEFRCSQWLAATMGQKYVDFSVEEFDEKIKLYYTYQLPTVPSTNVKITYEVSGEGIIKVNVKYKGVRELPELPVLGMNFKLLAEFNSFSWYGMGPEENYIDRCEGSKLGIYESAPIENLSRYLLPQECGNRTGTRWVIVKNNKNEGLKFTYDKVPFEFSVLPYSNMELENALHMEELPSVNFTHVNIIGKQMGVGGDDSWGAPVLPEFCIDSSKDLEYSFIISKI; from the coding sequence ATGATTAATAATAAGCCGTCATTAGATTGGCTAGAAAATCCAGAAATATTTAGAGTTAATAGAATAGATGCTCATTCCGATCATTGGTTTTATGAAAAATTTGAGGATGTTAAACTAGAAGACGTCATGCCTCTCAAGCAAAATTTAAATGGAAAATGGAGATTTTCATATAGTGAAAATCCATCATTAAGAATTAAAGAGTTTTATAAGGATGATTTTGATATAAAGGGATTTGATTATATTGAAGTTCCAGGTCATATTCAGCTTCAAGGATATGATAAATGTCAATATATTAATACTATGTATCCTTGGGAAGGTCACGATGAATTAAGACCACCTCATATTTCAAAAACATATAATCCGGTGGGAAGCTATGTAACATTTTTTGAAGTTAAAGATGAACTCAAAAATAAGCAGACTTTTATTTCTTTTCAAGGTGTTGAAACAGCATTTTACGTATGGGTAAATGGAGAATTTGTAGGATATAGCGAAGATACATTTACACCATCAGAATTTGATATTACTGATTATTTAAGAGAGGGAGAAAATAAACTTGCGGTTGAGGTTTATAAAAGGAGTAGCGCAAGTTGGATAGAAGATCAAGATTTCTGGAGATTTTCAGGCATCTTTAGAGATGTATATTTATATGCAGTTCCAGAAACTCATGTAAATGATATATTTATAAAAACAGATTTATATGACGATTTCAAAAACGCAAAGCTAAATGCTGAACTTAAAATGATTGGAAATTCAGAAACAACAGTTGAAACATATTTAGAAGATAAAGAAGGAAATAAAATAGCTATATCTGAAAAGATTCCGTTCTCTGATGAGTTGACTTTATATTTAGATGCGCAAAATATAAGCTTATGGAGTGCAGAAGAGCCTAACTTATACACACTTTATATTTTAGTAAATAAAAAAGATGGTAATTTAATTGAGGTTGTAACTCAAAAGATAGGGTTTAGGCACTTTGAAATGAAGGATAAAATTATGTGTCTAAATGGAAAGCGTATTATCTTTAAAGGCGTAAACCGTCACGAATTTAGTGCAAGACGTGGACGCTCAATTACGAAAGAGGACATGTTGTGGGATATTAAGTTCTTGAAACAACACAATATTAATGCTGTTAGAACATCACATTATCCAAATCAAAGCTTATGGTACAGGCTTTGCGATGAATACGGAATATATTTAATAGATGAAACAAATTTAGAAAGCCATGGTTCATGGCAAAAAATGGGGCAGATTGAACCATCATGGAATGTGCCAGGAAGTCTTCCACAGTGGCAGGCAGCAGTTTTAGATCGAGCATCATCAATGGTTGAAAGAGATAAAAATCATCCATCTGTCCTTATTTGGTCATGTGGTAATGAATCTTATGCGGGTGAAGATATTTACCAGATGTCTGAATACTTTAGAAAAAAAGATCCTTCACGTTTAGTGCACTATGAAGGGGTAACTAGATGTAGAGAATTTGATGACACGAGCGACATGGAAAGTAGAATGTATGCAAAGGCAGCAGAAATAGAAGAATATCTTAATGATAATCCAAAGAAACCTTATATCAGCTGCGAATACATGCACTCAATGGGTAACTCAACTGGTGGAATGATGAAATATACAGAACTTGAAGACAAGTACTCGATGTATCAAGGTGGATTTATTTGGGATTATGGCGATCAAGCTTTATATAGAAAACTTCCAGATGGAAAAGAAGTTCTAGCTTATGGAGGAGACTTTACAGATCGTCCAACAGATTATAATTTCTCTGGAAATGGTTTGATTTATGCAGATAGAACTATATCGCCTAAAGCACAGGAAGTTAAGTATCTATATCAAAACGTAAAATTAGAACCAGATGCAAAAGGGGTGACTATTAAGAATCAAAATCTTTTTGTTAATACCGATAAATATGATTTATACTATATCGTTGAAAGAGATGGAAAACTAATAAAAGATGGTTATCTAAATGTATCTGTAGCTCCAGGTGAAGAAAAATATATAGAACTTCCAATAGAAAAGTATAATTTTCTTGAAGAAATTGTACTTACAACCTGCTTAAGATTGTCACAAGCTACACTTTGGGCAGAAGAAGGATATGAAGTAGCATTTGGACAAAAGATTATTAAAGAAAAATCAGATATGAACAATCATAATTCAGAGTCTAAAATGAATATCATTCATGGAGATGTAAACATAGGGGTTCACGGAAAAGACTTCAAGGTTATATTCTCTAAACAAGAAGGCGGAATTGTATCCTTGAGATATAACAATAAGGAATTTATAACGAGAACTCCTAAAACTTTCTATTGGAGAGCAACAACAGATAATGATAGAGGAAATGGACATGAATTTAGATGCAGTCAATGGCTGGCTGCTACCATGGGGCAGAAGTATGTGGATTTTTCAGTTGAGGAATTTGATGAGAAAATTAAATTATATTATACTTATCAATTGCCAACAGTGCCATCTACTAATGTTAAGATAACTTATGAAGTATCTGGAGAAGGAATAATTAAAGTAAATGTTAAGTATAAAGGGGTTAGAGAATTGCCTGAACTGCCTGTACTAGGAATGAATTTTAAATTATTAGCCGAGTTTAATTCATTTAGCTGGTATGGAATGGGGCCGGAAGAAAACTATATAGACAGATGTGAAGGTTCAAAACTTGGAATATATGAAAGTGCACCAATAGAAAATCTATCAAGGTATTTATTACCACAAGAATGTGGTAATAGAACAGGTACAAGATGGGTAATAGTTAAAAACAATAAGAATGAAGGTCTTAAATTTACTTACGATAAAGTTCCATTTGAATTTAGTGTTTTACCATACAGCAACATGGAATTAGAAAATGCACTTCACATGGAGGAATTACCATCTGTTAATTTTACTCATGTGAATATAATAGGTAAACAAATGGGTGTTGGAGGAGATGACAGCTGGGGAGCACCAGTATTACCTGAATTCTGTATCGATTCAAGTAAGGATTTAGAATATAGTTTTATAATTTCTAAAATATAA
- a CDS encoding S-ribosylhomocysteine lyase: MEKIASFTINHLELLPGVYVSRQDKFGDTVLTTFDIRMTRPNFEPTMNTAEMHAIEHLAATFLRNHKDYADKTVYFGPMGCRTGFYLILHGDYKSKDIVPLLTELYKFMAEFEGDIPGASAKDCGNYLDMNLPMAKYLANKFLNDILLNITEKNLVYPN, encoded by the coding sequence ATGGAGAAGATAGCAAGTTTTACAATTAATCACCTAGAATTACTTCCTGGTGTATATGTCTCAAGACAAGATAAGTTTGGTGATACAGTTCTTACAACTTTTGATATTAGAATGACTAGACCAAACTTTGAGCCAACTATGAATACAGCAGAGATGCATGCAATTGAGCACTTAGCTGCTACATTCTTAAGAAATCATAAAGATTATGCAGATAAAACAGTTTACTTTGGACCAATGGGATGTAGGACAGGCTTTTATTTAATTTTACATGGTGATTATAAATCTAAAGATATAGTTCCTCTACTTACAGAACTATATAAATTTATGGCTGAATTTGAAGGAGATATTCCTGGCGCTTCTGCAAAAGATTGTGGAAACTATTTAGATATGAATTTACCAATGGCAAAATATTTAGCAAATAAATTTCTTAACGATATCTTATTAAATATAACTGAAAAAAACTTAGTTTATCCTAATTAA
- a CDS encoding ACP phosphodiesterase: protein MNYLAHIYLADNSEENMLGNFLGDFVNKSLENEFEQSIRQGIIMHKKLDTFTDSHPDFMRSRKRISKNNRRLAGVLIDIFYDHFLAKNWKDYSSISLEEYADNFYKILRKFSYCLPDKLLRRMNYIIEENWLLSYRDIHGIQTAVDRIATRFANTRHPLVNPIEELINNYEGLESDFKCFYPHAIDYSNKLKIIL from the coding sequence ATGAATTATTTAGCGCACATATATCTCGCAGATAATAGCGAAGAAAATATGTTAGGAAATTTCTTAGGGGACTTTGTAAATAAGTCTTTGGAAAATGAATTTGAACAATCCATAAGACAAGGGATTATTATGCATAAAAAGCTTGATACTTTTACGGATTCACATCCAGACTTCATGAGGAGCAGAAAAAGAATTTCAAAAAATAATAGACGCTTGGCAGGTGTATTGATTGATATATTTTATGATCATTTCTTAGCTAAAAATTGGAAGGATTATTCCTCAATATCATTAGAAGAGTATGCTGATAATTTTTATAAGATACTTAGAAAGTTTTCTTACTGTCTGCCAGATAAGTTATTAAGAAGGATGAATTATATTATAGAAGAAAACTGGCTCCTTTCTTACAGAGATATACATGGCATTCAAACAGCAGTTGATAGGATTGCTACAAGATTTGCTAACACAAGGCACCCATTAGTAAATCCTATAGAGGAATTAATTAATAATTACGAAGGTCTTGAAAGTGACTTTAAATGTTTTTATCCTCATGCAATTGATTATTCAAATAAACTTAAAATAATTCTTTGA
- a CDS encoding OPT family oligopeptide transporter has product MNNKLSKDAYGGVAGKNYVPYISNGSKSGGNVSVLIIGIILAVLFAASTAYSGMKSGLTVAAGIPGSIIGSGFIAVFAKQKGILGKNLVQGMSSGGESVASGVIFVLPAILLIGSKVSFIEGFSVGAAGVLFGIGIASLVYNYLIVEEHGKLMYPESMAISETLVASEGAGESMKFMGIGFGIGGIITVITSSFLNLVNNVISYVNESFYKWKFEVEVNPLLLGIGFIVGMEVSLTMFAGAILANFGIMPLIGYFSSLGRDGGSVWNNPNVAINAMQVKDIAGSYVKYIGAGMMLSGGLIGAIKLIPTIISSIKETLNAKASNSGKSSSVENMILLGGIILGFVGGFVASNGNIVMAILASILSLFLSLLFVIVSGRLTGTIGTSNLPVSGMTIASIVIVTSLFVVMGWKSPESNKSLLLFGTFIVTAISVAGGYSQSQKVTFVIGGDKREMEKYFAIAGILGVAVVVGTILLLSDQLAMTGDNVPFALPQANLMSTLTAGIMSGQLPWVMVIAGVVMGLVLFMLNLPIMAVAIGFYLPISTTTIILAGALVRLFIEKNSKSEKEKEAKVSNGISLSSGLVAGGSILGLVGIIFQISGLVGGAEPSGFAASNGMAFILLIVLVIATAVPILKSKVKDAGK; this is encoded by the coding sequence ATGAATAATAAATTGTCCAAAGATGCATATGGCGGTGTAGCTGGTAAGAACTATGTTCCATACATTTCTAATGGTTCTAAGTCGGGTGGAAACGTTTCGGTTTTAATTATTGGTATTATATTGGCTGTTCTATTTGCAGCATCAACGGCCTACTCGGGAATGAAATCAGGACTTACAGTTGCTGCTGGTATACCGGGATCTATAATAGGGTCTGGGTTTATAGCTGTATTTGCAAAGCAAAAAGGTATACTTGGTAAAAATTTAGTTCAAGGTATGTCAAGTGGTGGAGAATCTGTTGCTAGTGGTGTAATATTCGTATTACCAGCAATTCTTTTAATCGGCTCTAAAGTTAGTTTCATAGAAGGTTTTTCTGTTGGAGCAGCTGGAGTTTTATTTGGTATAGGAATAGCTTCTCTTGTTTACAATTACTTAATTGTTGAAGAACATGGAAAATTAATGTATCCAGAATCAATGGCTATATCTGAAACACTTGTTGCTTCAGAAGGTGCTGGAGAATCAATGAAGTTCATGGGAATTGGTTTTGGAATAGGCGGTATTATAACTGTTATAACAAGTTCATTTTTGAATTTAGTTAACAATGTTATAAGTTATGTAAATGAGTCGTTTTATAAGTGGAAATTTGAAGTTGAAGTTAATCCTCTACTATTAGGAATAGGATTCATAGTTGGTATGGAGGTTTCTTTAACCATGTTTGCTGGAGCTATACTAGCTAACTTTGGTATTATGCCATTAATAGGATACTTCTCAAGTCTTGGAAGAGATGGAGGATCTGTATGGAATAATCCTAATGTTGCTATAAATGCTATGCAAGTTAAAGATATAGCTGGTAGCTATGTAAAATATATAGGGGCAGGAATGATGCTTTCTGGTGGTTTAATAGGCGCTATAAAACTTATTCCTACTATAATATCTTCTATAAAAGAAACTCTTAATGCTAAAGCTTCAAATAGTGGAAAGAGTTCATCTGTTGAAAATATGATACTACTTGGTGGTATAATATTAGGATTTGTAGGTGGTTTTGTAGCATCTAATGGTAATATAGTAATGGCAATACTTGCTTCTATTTTATCATTATTCTTATCATTATTATTTGTTATAGTTTCTGGTCGTTTGACTGGTACTATAGGAACATCAAATCTTCCTGTATCAGGTATGACTATAGCTTCTATAGTTATTGTGACATCATTATTTGTTGTAATGGGATGGAAGAGCCCTGAAAGCAACAAATCACTACTTTTATTTGGAACATTTATTGTTACTGCTATATCAGTAGCTGGAGGGTACTCACAATCTCAAAAGGTTACTTTTGTAATAGGTGGAGACAAAAGAGAAATGGAAAAGTACTTTGCAATAGCTGGAATTTTAGGTGTTGCAGTGGTTGTTGGTACTATATTATTACTTTCAGATCAACTTGCAATGACTGGTGATAATGTTCCATTTGCATTACCACAAGCTAATTTAATGTCTACACTAACTGCTGGAATAATGTCAGGACAATTACCTTGGGTAATGGTAATTGCTGGTGTTGTTATGGGACTTGTTTTGTTTATGTTAAACCTTCCTATAATGGCAGTTGCTATAGGATTCTATTTACCTATATCTACAACTACTATAATATTGGCAGGAGCGCTAGTACGTCTATTTATAGAAAAGAATTCTAAATCTGAAAAGGAAAAAGAAGCTAAAGTTTCAAATGGTATAAGTTTATCTTCTGGACTAGTTGCTGGAGGTTCTATTCTTGGACTTGTAGGCATAATATTCCAAATATCAGGTCTTGTAGGTGGAGCTGAGCCAAGTGGATTTGCTGCTTCTAATGGAATGGCATTCATATTACTAATAGTTTTAGTAATAGCAACTGCAGTACCAATTCTAAAGAGTAAGGTAAAAGATGCTGGAAAATAA
- a CDS encoding PqqD family protein has translation MLENNKDVLELVYKISDDLEYEVDKNNIVTILLKQDHKVQRFFRKLKFRIPEYKKITLDEYGSWILFQIDGKKNVKYIGESLEGKYGDKVHPLYERLLLFLNHIDVNCHYIEKVDFQN, from the coding sequence ATGCTGGAAAATAATAAAGATGTTTTAGAGTTAGTATATAAAATATCTGATGATTTAGAGTATGAAGTGGATAAAAATAATATTGTGACTATACTTTTAAAACAAGACCATAAGGTCCAAAGGTTCTTTAGAAAACTTAAATTCAGAATTCCAGAGTATAAAAAGATTACTTTAGATGAATATGGAAGCTGGATATTATTTCAGATAGATGGAAAGAAAAATGTGAAGTACATAGGAGAAAGTTTAGAAGGAAAATATGGTGATAAGGTTCATCCGCTTTATGAGAGATTATTATTATTTTTAAATCATATCGATGTTAATTGTCACTATATAGAAAAAGTTGATTTTCAAAATTAA
- the larA gene encoding nickel-dependent lactate racemase, with translation MKEINMKYGRDKMEAFIEEKNLLEIIESNDFKKSKTEDEIIAEALYNPIDSERLKDIVHEGEKVCIIISDITRSWQKPYKFLYKIVEELSEGGVKDEDIIFLSAQGTHRKQTREEHEILLGEKLSKRFEVYDHDCFDEENMTYLGDTSYGTPVMLNKKAVECDHIVITGAIVYHFLVGWSGGKKSILPGIASFKTISANHSLSLNDGFGSGTRESVCSGNIIENPVHDDMMQAAAMVKPTFMFNVVMGPDGNIAGAVAGDYITAHEAGRKLVDSIDGVNIRSKSDIVIASAGGAPKDINLYQSIKTLINAKEAVVEGGTIIVLAECSEGIGEIKDINDMILNFDNMLDRERDLRENYTISKYVGYFFCETGEKYRLILVSEIDPDLLKNTKIIVVRTLEEALKISYDNNQNKNLTINLMPHGATTLPKLV, from the coding sequence GTGAAAGAAATTAATATGAAATATGGAAGAGATAAAATGGAGGCTTTTATTGAAGAAAAAAATCTTTTGGAGATAATTGAAAGCAACGATTTTAAGAAGAGTAAGACAGAAGATGAAATTATAGCTGAGGCATTGTATAATCCTATTGACAGCGAAAGACTTAAAGATATTGTACATGAAGGTGAAAAAGTTTGTATAATAATTTCAGATATTACAAGAAGTTGGCAAAAGCCATATAAATTTTTATATAAAATCGTAGAGGAACTAAGTGAAGGCGGAGTTAAAGACGAAGATATTATATTTTTATCTGCTCAGGGTACTCATAGAAAACAGACAAGAGAAGAACATGAAATACTTCTTGGAGAAAAGCTATCAAAAAGATTTGAAGTTTATGATCATGATTGCTTCGATGAAGAAAATATGACATATCTAGGGGATACAAGCTATGGCACTCCTGTTATGCTAAATAAAAAAGCTGTTGAATGTGATCATATAGTTATTACAGGAGCAATAGTTTATCATTTTCTTGTAGGATGGTCAGGAGGGAAAAAATCTATACTTCCTGGTATTGCATCATTTAAAACAATATCAGCAAACCATTCACTTTCATTGAATGATGGATTTGGAAGCGGGACAAGAGAGAGTGTGTGCTCAGGCAATATTATAGAAAATCCAGTACATGATGATATGATGCAAGCAGCTGCAATGGTAAAACCAACATTTATGTTTAATGTAGTCATGGGACCTGATGGAAATATAGCAGGTGCGGTTGCTGGAGACTATATAACGGCTCATGAGGCAGGAAGAAAATTGGTGGATAGTATTGACGGTGTCAATATAAGGAGTAAATCAGATATAGTTATTGCAAGTGCGGGAGGGGCACCAAAAGACATAAATCTTTATCAATCAATAAAAACTTTGATAAATGCCAAAGAAGCAGTTGTAGAAGGAGGTACTATTATAGTACTTGCTGAGTGTAGTGAGGGAATTGGAGAAATTAAAGATATTAATGATATGATATTAAATTTTGACAATATGCTTGATAGAGAAAGAGATCTTAGGGAGAATTATACTATCTCAAAATATGTGGGATACTTCTTTTGCGAAACAGGAGAAAAGTATAGGTTAATTTTAGTTTCAGAAATTGATCCTGATTTGCTGAAAAATACAAAAATTATTGTTGTTAGAACGTTGGAGGAGGCACTTAAAATTTCTTATGATAATAATCAAAATAAAAATCTTACGATTAACCTTATGCCTCATGGAGCGACTACGCTTCCCAAATTAGTTTAA
- a CDS encoding NlpC/P60 family protein, protein MKNKVLALILATVITTSSSIAAFAAPDNAQLDASRQKYAEIENNIKDIENKIYDLDTQMEPLQATVDKNKIEIDNINKITEKTKKDIEQYKKDINDLDLALGQRVKVMYASGDLEFNYLNFVVNSDSTTEFFSRLQAVSKIVGKDKSYIEDINNKKNELNAKIKSLDDKKAEISKLNKETQDNLNQLSQKKKEEEQLANQAKAEKSKFDEQYLSQLEREAVKYQFDVIDSSNSSSTEIQGAVNQLISIRDSQIKSPIVTKEINDKIEKGKAAAAKKKQEEDRIAAESVKQSVVASNVQSSVKSKSSQKSSSSVAAPSGGSAQAVLNEAYKHLGASYVWGATGPSTFDCSGFTEYVYEHATGIDISRTTYTQIDVGRPVSEDQLQPGDLVFPHAGHVGIYVGNGQMIHAPQTGDVVKVGPVYNFYAARRIL, encoded by the coding sequence ATGAAAAATAAGGTTTTAGCACTTATATTAGCAACAGTAATCACTACAAGTAGTTCAATAGCTGCTTTTGCAGCACCTGATAATGCACAGTTGGATGCTTCAAGACAGAAATATGCTGAAATAGAAAATAACATAAAAGATATTGAAAATAAAATTTATGATTTAGATACTCAGATGGAGCCATTACAAGCAACTGTGGATAAAAATAAAATAGAGATAGATAATATTAATAAAATTACTGAGAAGACAAAAAAGGATATTGAGCAATACAAAAAAGACATTAATGATTTAGATCTAGCTTTAGGACAAAGAGTTAAAGTTATGTATGCATCAGGAGATTTGGAATTTAATTACTTAAATTTTGTTGTTAACTCTGATTCAACAACTGAATTTTTCTCAAGACTACAAGCTGTTAGTAAGATTGTAGGGAAAGACAAGTCTTACATAGAAGATATCAATAACAAGAAAAATGAATTAAATGCTAAAATAAAGTCATTAGACGATAAAAAAGCAGAAATTAGCAAGCTTAACAAAGAGACACAAGATAATTTAAATCAGCTATCGCAAAAAAAGAAAGAAGAAGAACAATTAGCTAATCAGGCTAAGGCAGAAAAAAGTAAATTTGATGAACAGTATTTATCACAACTTGAAAGAGAAGCTGTAAAGTATCAATTTGATGTAATTGATAGTTCAAATAGTTCATCAACAGAGATTCAAGGAGCAGTGAACCAGTTAATTAGTATTAGGGATAGTCAAATTAAGAGCCCAATTGTTACTAAGGAAATTAATGATAAAATAGAAAAAGGAAAGGCAGCCGCGGCTAAAAAGAAGCAAGAGGAAGATAGGATTGCTGCAGAAAGTGTAAAGCAATCAGTAGTAGCTTCAAATGTACAATCAAGCGTCAAATCAAAGAGTAGTCAGAAATCAAGTTCATCTGTAGCTGCGCCATCTGGAGGTAGTGCACAAGCAGTTCTTAATGAGGCATATAAGCATTTAGGAGCATCTTATGTATGGGGAGCAACAGGACCAAGTACATTTGATTGTTCAGGATTTACAGAATATGTTTATGAGCATGCTACAGGGATAGATATTTCAAGAACAACTTATACACAGATTGATGTTGGACGACCTGTTAGTGAGGATCAACTTCAACCTGGAGACTTAGTGTTCCCTCATGCTGGACATGTTGGAATATATGTTGGAAATGGACAAATGATTCATGCGCCACAAACAGGTGATGTTGTTAAGGTTGGTCCAGTATATAACTTTTACGCAGCAAGAAGAATACTTTAA
- a CDS encoding DUF2809 domain-containing protein, whose amino-acid sequence MRIDYKYLYIFIALFLTEVYIGVFIHDNIIRPFIGDVLVVCLIYFFIGVFTKKVSPIQVFIFACLIEIGQYFNLASLLHMEDFKIAKIIIGSTFDFYDIISYFIGAILIFIYKAIEKINCKN is encoded by the coding sequence ATGAGAATAGACTACAAATATTTATATATTTTCATAGCTTTATTTTTAACTGAAGTATATATTGGAGTTTTCATACATGATAATATAATTAGACCTTTTATTGGAGATGTATTAGTTGTATGTTTAATTTATTTTTTTATTGGAGTGTTTACTAAGAAGGTTTCACCAATACAGGTTTTCATATTTGCTTGCTTAATTGAGATTGGCCAGTATTTTAATTTGGCTTCTCTTTTGCACATGGAAGATTTTAAAATAGCTAAGATAATTATTGGATCAACTTTTGATTTTTATGATATAATTTCGTATTTTATAGGAGCAATTCTTATATTTATATATAAAGCCATAGAAAAAATAAACTGTAAAAATTAA